From the genome of Biomphalaria glabrata chromosome 17, xgBioGlab47.1, whole genome shotgun sequence, one region includes:
- the LOC106069048 gene encoding translation initiation factor eIF-2B subunit delta-like yields the protein MAQSGKANMKQMASKKSPEGGGSGGKKKNKQKKSSSEHLGDGAPSSALASSNKLSEAATPVKLNEGAKASVDKKIPQNALNEIKDKSKHQSVEVSDIVSGIEKLNVLPKNASDAPASEAKVKEDAQNKAEADKPDKAKKETKEENTKLPDVSGKKKENKKEVGGGESALAPSGETKSKSQLRAERRATQEAQRAAKEAKKSEGGPSASVNSSASATKSVAASAVKSLATTKVVVASSEKPKAAPVQSSSDKQKLEDTSKKVVAKKVADTETEEQMWSRMEKEIMGKSLKIDNRVLNLGFQYFYHKIVGANARCLAMLITFREVIGGYKTPEEKDLSRDLEKSLLNPCIKYLNYCRPISISMGNAIKYLKYHISKIPSNMEDEAAISKLQKLIDEFITEKIIGASKTIAEYSKAKINNNDVILIYAGSSLIARVLKDAHKAGKKFRVIVVEGRPRTEGKTMLRFLVRCGIPCSYIYIGSAVYAMSEVTKVFLGAAAMFATGDMYSRSGNSMIAALARANNIPVLVCCETYKFSDKVQLHTGDSNLHARSHDLISVGQRPQILGNYEELGLRLLNIMYDVTGSKYITCLITEQGLILPATIPAILRRHEDLLEETSGK from the exons atgGCCCAGTCTGGTAAAGCAAATATGAAGCAGATGGCATCCAAGAAATCTCCAGAAGGTGGAGGTAGTGgcggaaagaaaaagaataaacaaaagAAGTCTTCATCAGAGCACTTAGGTGATGGGGCACCTTCATCAGCCTTGGCATCATCTAACAAATTATCTGAAGCAGCCACACCTGTTAAACTGAATGAGGGAGCCAAAGCCAGTGTGG ACAAAAAGATACCACAGAATGCTCTGAATGAAATAAAGGACAAAAGTAAACATCAATCTGTAGAGGTCAGTGACATAGTCAGTGGCATTGAGAAACTGAATGTACTGCCAAAGAATGCTAGTGATGCACCAGCATCAGAAGCAAAGGTGAAGGAAGATGCACAAAATAAGGCGGAGGCTGACAAGCCTGACAAAGccaaaaaagaaactaaagagGAGAACACTAAATTGCCTGATGTTTCTGgtaaaaagaaagagaacaaaaagGAAGTGGGTGGTGGTGAGTCAGCACTGGCACCAAGTGGGGAGACAAAATCAAAGTCACAGTTGAGAGCAGAGAGAAGAGCCACTCAG GAAGCACAGCGGGCAGCAAAAGAAGCCAAAAAGTCAGAAGGTGGACCATCTGCTAGTGTCAACTCATCTGCATCAG CTACTAAATCAGTGGCTGCTTCAGCTGTTAAAAGTTTGGCGACTACAAAAGTTGTAGTGGCCAGCTCTGAGAAACCAAAAGCAGCGCCAGTACAGTCCAGCAGTGACAAACAAAAATTAGAGGACACATCAAAAAAGGTTGTTGCAAAGAAGGTGGCAGACACTGAGACAGAAGAGCAAATGTGGTCTAGGATGGAAAAAGAAATTAT GGGCAAATCCTTAAAGATAGACAACAGGGTACTGAATCTaggttttcaatatttttatcaCAAGATTGTTGGTGCCAATGCCAGATGTCTTGCCATGTTAATCACATTCAGGGAG GTGATAGGGGGATATAAAACGCCAGAAGAAAAAGATCTTTCAAGAGACTTGGAGAAAAGTCTGTTGAACCCATGTATAAA gTATCTCAATTACTGCAGGCCTATTAGCATCAGTATGGGGAATGCCATCAAATACTTAAAGTATCACATCAGCAAGATACCATCTAACATGGAGGATGAGGCA GCCATCAGTAAACTTCAGAAATTGATTGATGAATTTATCACAGAGAAAATTATTGGGGCCTCAAAGACAATTGCAGAATACAGCAAAGCCAAGATTAACAACAACGATGTCATTTTGATCTATGCTGG ATCGTCTTTGATAGCCAGAGTGTTGAAGGATGCACACAAAGCTGGCAAAAAGTTTCGGGTGATAGTTGTTGAAGGTCGGCCTCGTACAGAAG GAAAGACAATGTTGAGATTTCTGGTCAGATGTGggattccatgctcttatatcTACATTGGTTCTGCTGTGTATGCTATGAGCGAg GTGACCAAAGTCTTTTTGGGGGCTGCAGCCATGTTTGCAACAGGAGACATGTACTCCAGATCAGGGAACTCCATGATTGCAGCTCTGGCCAGAGCCAACAACATACCAGTGCTGGTGTGCTGTGAGACATACAAATTTTCTGACAAGGTCCAACTACACACTGGGGATAGCAATTTGCATG CTCGGAGCCATGACCTTATCAGTGTGGGCCAGAGACCTCAAATACTAGGTAACTATGAAGAACTGGGTCTTCGTCTCTTGAATATTATGTACGATGTCACAGGCTCTAAATATATCACGTGTCTGATCACTGAGCAGGGACTCATTCTGCCAGCAACCATACCAGCCATTTTGAGAAGACATGAAGATCTCCTGGAGGAGACATCAGGAAAGTGA